The sequence below is a genomic window from Candidatus Zixiibacteriota bacterium.
ATCTGAATAGACCGAATCTCATGGGAAAGCATGACCATATAGAACTGGAATTCACCGACAAAACTTACCTGAGATATAGCGATATCAGAAAATTCGGAAAATTCAGGCTGGTAAAATCATCTCAAGCCATCAAGGAAGATGTTCTAAAAACGTTAGGACCAGAGCCATTAGAGATATCCAGAGATGATTTTGTTCAGCTTTTGCAGAAAAAAAAGGGAAAGATTAAATCAGTTCTTTTGAATCAGGCGATTATCGCCGGGATTGGAAATATCTATGCGGACGAGGCATTGTTCCAGGCTAAAATCCATCCTCTGCAAAAGGTATCTGATATCAGTCGGAATGGGTCAATAAAACTACATCAGGCAATTCAGAAGATCTTAAAAAAAGCCATAAGAGCTGGTGGCTCCTCAGTTGACAACTATCGAAATGTGAAAGGGGAAACCGGTTTTTTCCAGTTCTATCATAAAGTCTACGGCAGGGAAGGAGAACCCTGTAAAAGGTGCGGCACCAAAATCAAAAGGATAATCATAAACCAGCGCTCCACCCATTTTTGCCCCAGATGTCAGAAAAAAAGTAGGGAATCTGAGACAACTTTAGAACTTTTCTCGTCCAAAATCCCAATGTCACTGACCTGAAGATATGCATTATTTGAGCTGATGTAACAGGAATATTTTTTCTTCAAGGGTTCAAATTCTGAAACTTCAGTAGCTAAAAAAACTTGACTTTTAGGAGATCAATTGATAAAATGGGGAAGAAAGAGCAAAAAGGAACAAAAACAGGTAAGAAGTTCAGTAGGCTAGGCCTACACGCCCATCAAGTCACATATAACGGTATGGTAAATATGAGGTGATGTTCATGGAGTGGATAAGTGAATTAAATTACCGGAATTTTCTTGGCATATATGATGTGTTCCTTGATATCGAAACTGAAATCAATATTTCTCCTGATAGAATTGTAATCCCTTTATTCCAGAAGTTCATCAGATTCCCACAACTAATCCCAGTCGACTGTAAAGGCATGCGAGATGACTATTGCGAGCTCCGATGGAAAGCACTGAATTTTCTCAAGGATAAAGGTATTGTGAGACATTTCACCCTGCTAGAAGGTGCTCATCGCTGGGGAAACAAGGTGAGAATATTCGTCGAGGGAGGCA
It includes:
- the mutM gene encoding bifunctional DNA-formamidopyrimidine glycosylase/DNA-(apurinic or apyrimidinic site) lyase; this encodes MPELPEVETVVRGLRKTVLGKRIKSLRIFPSRVLHSHPAFLKRNMIHQRIQEISRRGKNIIIKLSSGDLLLIHLGMTGNLFYLNRPNLMGKHDHIELEFTDKTYLRYSDIRKFGKFRLVKSSQAIKEDVLKTLGPEPLEISRDDFVQLLQKKKGKIKSVLLNQAIIAGIGNIYADEALFQAKIHPLQKVSDISRNGSIKLHQAIQKILKKAIRAGGSSVDNYRNVKGETGFFQFYHKVYGREGEPCKRCGTKIKRIIINQRSTHFCPRCQKKSRESETTLELFSSKIPMSLT